The following proteins are co-located in the Tachysurus vachellii isolate PV-2020 chromosome 19, HZAU_Pvac_v1, whole genome shotgun sequence genome:
- the rab5if gene encoding uncharacterized protein RAB5IF, which produces MTSGSNKRKEEVYVSNGGLKQSPWSKALRSRALWDDKDEFLDVVYWFRQIIAIILGVIWGIVPLKGFLGIAIFCVVNAGVLYVYFSSFQQVDEEEYGGTWELTKEGFMTSFALFLVVWIIFYTALHYD; this is translated from the exons ATGACGAGCGGCTCGAataagaggaaagaagaggttTATGTGTCTAACGGAGGACTAAAGCAGTCACCATGGAGCAAAGCGCTGAGGAGCAGAGCGCTGTGGGACGACAAG GATGAGTTTTTAGACGTGGTTTACTGGTTCAGACAGATCATCGCCATCATCCTGGGAGTCATCTGGGGCATCGTTCCACTGAAGGGCTTCCTGGGAATTGccat CTTCTGCGTGGTGAACGCCGGCGTCCTGTACGTTTACTTCAGCAGCTTCCAGCAGGTGGATGAAGAGGAGTACGGAGGAACGTGGGAACTCACCAAAGAAGGCTTCATGACCTCTTTTGCTTTGTTCCTG gtggtgTGGATAATCTTCTACACAGCTCTACATTATGACTGA
- the zhx3b gene encoding zinc fingers and homeoboxes protein 3 has product MASKRKSTIPCMIPIKTMHLQDDLEQGRLSPSAKESGFSQKVEASEKAFHSLCESSGQDASMAQKDNGTYTCRLCNFETHDLNLFLDHVYSGHPEFRSDPCFLCVDCGVSAAKFEGLALHNARVHPSTVTTTLQLKRKDRKVTVEQSIIAGPGESTSFKESEISITKTPIMKMLKGKSESKRIVVSHPAADESTTVKQAETADCPTVTVTHVPTIVHNGAASKVTLPSAIQIVNGSGALPILKTAITQVVSVVQNRTVNQQSSSASLSTSSSSATSSSVNSKNLPKVMIPLSSIPTYNASMDNSSFLKTSFSKFPYPTKAELCYLTVVTKYPEEQIKIWFTAQRLKQGISWSPEEIEDARRKMFNTIIQTAPPAGQQQRQAQHSTSQQTITVLPASLGSSSIPHILQGSLVSQGGVIVTQPMISNGIQVSSAPVALAVTPKPQAAAKPMMQAKPVAALVADKGLNMVVGSVGSSNSGNITISSSSSTGGSGTSSSSTNSIISSVSTNSSSATNHTSVISMGVSSNGKMKSSSSNSKFSTSSTNGRSSTPNNNNSKTVSENKNGTNVKNTVAKSGDIKDSTDTKGNTNENKSSRSNSPSNAASPSPTPMITSDSTPSKSESPSPASANSRTLPSASFLDPSFYKGKKSQEQLSALKESFLISQFPNQEEVDRLISLTGLTVREVRKWFSDRRYHFRNHKGSKSSTAGQTSTATSSSASSASCDNADNAASSERPRTPQQVPLSPSRQQQTTPPTPTRRHPRPPSPDFTAIRYKEREPHQVRALEASFAQDSEPSEEEVDRLRAETKMTRREIHGWFAERRKRVAAEKKKEELERAEREEEEDEGEGVGEKDKNKSAEEKQEEEESSESNQQVKEDASGSAPKVNPIKINLKMLKVTEANGKGEMEGSPQPEATKVPSPVSQTPTPPPPPPPPSQSSNRGKKTPEQLHLLKQAFARTHWPSSPQYNELIAKTGLPRPEVVRWFGDCRYVLKNGQLKWLESYQSSVEEEDLQKGNITVLQNHLNAFGNLVENQLEELANSSGLSEELVRKWFAKQKAHPLSEDRKSEDVEPSPSTTKGKPALKSLQQDEGDMKGEPMELTVTDLSKDQTTKKPTGEDISTSDEPDCDD; this is encoded by the exons ATGGCTAGTAAGAGGAAGTCCACAATTCCCTGTATGATTCCTATAAAAACAATGCATCTTCAGGATGATCTTGAGCAGGGTaggctctctccctctgccaagGAAAGTGGTTTCTCTCAGAAAGTAGAGGCAAGTGAAAAAGCCTTCCATAGTTTGTGTGAATCGTCAGGGCAGGATGCAAGTATGGCCCAAAAAGATAATGGCACTTACACCTGCAGACTGTGTAATTTTGAAACCCATGACCTGAACCTCTTCCTTGATCACGTCTACAGCGGACATCCGGAGTTCCGCTCCGACCCTTGCTTTCTTTGTGTGGACTGTGGGGTGAGTGCAGCAAAATTTGAAGGTCTTGCCTTGCACAACGCCCGGGTGCACCCAAGTACCgtcaccactacactacagctGAAGAGGAAGGATAGGAAAGTGACTGTGGAGCAGAGCATAATCGCTGGTCCTGGTGAAAGCACTAGCTTTAAGGAATCTGAGATCTCCATCACAAAGACACCTATTATGAAAATGCTCAAGGGGAAATCTGAGTCTAAGAGGATCGTGGTATCTCATCCTGCCGCAGATGAATCCACGACAGTGAAACAAGCAGAGACGGCCGATTGTCCAACCGTTACGGTCACTCACGTTCCTACAATCGTACACAACGGTGCTGCCAGCAAAGTCACTTTGCCATCAGCAATACAGATAGTCAATGGTTCCGGAGCTCTTCCTATACTTAAGACGGCCATCACCCAAGTTGTGTCTGTAGTACAGAACAGAACTGTCAACCAGCAGTCATCTTCGGCTTCTCTATCCACTTCTTCATCCTCTGCGACTTCTTCCTCTGTAAACTCCAAAAACCTACCAAAGGTGATGATTCCTCTGAGCAGCATTCCCACCTACAATGCATCCATGGACAACAGCAGCTTCCTGAAAACATCTTTCAGTAAGTTTCCATACCCAACTAAAGCAGAGCTGTGCTATCTCACCGTAGTTACCAAGTATCCAGAGGAGCAGATCAAAATCTGGTTTACAGCACAGAGGCTTAAGCAAGGAATTAGCTGGTCACCAGAGGAGATAGAGGATGCCCGCCGAAAGATGTTCAACACAATTATACAGACAGCACCACCTGCTGGACAGCAGCAGCGTCAGGCTCAGCATAGCACCTCTCAGCAAACCATTACAGTTCTACCAGCCTCTCTGGGTAGTTCCAGCATCCCTCACATTTTACAAGGCAGCCTGGTTAGCCAAGGAGGCGTGATCGTTACACAGCCCATGATCTCTAATGGGATACAGGTCAGCAGTGCCCCTGTTGCCCTGGCTGTAACACCCAAGCCCCAGGCCGCTGCAAAGCCCATGATGCAGGCAAAGCCTGTTGCCGCCCTGGTGGCTGATAAGGGGCTTAACATGGTGGTGGGCAGTGTTGGAAGCAGCAATAGTGGAAATATCACTATCAGTAGTAGCAGCAGCACTGGAGGCAGTGGtacaagcagcagcagcacaaacaGTATTATTAGTAGTGTTAGCACAAACAGCAGTAGTGCAACTAATCACACCAGCGTGATTAGCATGGGTGTCAGCAGCAATGGTAAAAtgaaaagcagcagcagcaatagTAAATTCAGCACATCTAGCACTAATGGCAGAAGCAGTACACCTAACAACAATAATAGCAAAACGGTTAGTGAGAACAAAAACGGCACTAATGTCAAGAATACTGTAGCAAAAAGCGGTGACATTAAAGACAGCACTGATACTAAAGGAAACACTAATGAAAACAAGAGCAGCCGAAGCAATAGCCCCAGCAATGCAGCCAGCCCCAGTCCTACTCCCATGATCACCAGTGACAGCACCCCGAGTAAGTCAGAATCACCATCACCAGCATCTGCTAACTCTCGCACTCTCCCTTCCGCTAGCTTTCTGGATCCCAGCTTTTATAAAGGCAAAAAGTCCCAGGAACAGCTGTCTGCCTTAAAGGAGAGCTTCCTCATTAGTCAGTTTCCCAATCAAGAGGAGGTGGACAGGCTCATAAGTCTGACTGGCCTGACAGTTCGTGAAGTACGGAAGTGGTTCAGTGATCGTCGCTACCACTTTCGCAATCACAAGGGCTCAAAATCAAGCACTGCTGGCCAAACTTCAACAGCCACTAGTTCTTCTGCCTCTAGTGCCTCTTGCGACAATGCAGACAATGCTGCATCATCAGAAAGGCCAAGAACTCCTCAGCAGGTACCTCTGAGTCCTTCACGTCAACAGCAGACGACGCCACCGACACCTACCCGACGTCATCCTCGACCCCCATCCCCAGACTTCACAGCAATACGGTACAAAGAAAGGGAGCCCCACCAGGTCCGTGCCCTAGAGGCAAGTTTTGCCCAGGATTCTGAGCCGtctgaggaagaggtggacaggtTAAGGGCAGAAACCAAGATGACTCGACGCGAGATCCACGGCTGGTTCGCCGAGCGGCGGAAGAGAGTGGCagctgaaaagaaaaaggaggagtTAGAACGTGCAGAaagggaggaagaagaggatgagGGAGAAGGGGTGGgtgaaaaggataaaaataagtcagcagaagaaaaacaggaggaggaggaatccTCAGAATCAAACCAGCAGGTCAAGGAGGATGCATCTGGATCTGCACCAAAGGTTAACCCAATAAAGATCAATCTGAAAATGCTAAAAGTCACAGAAGCCAATGGAAAAGGTGAAATGGAAGGAAGTCCGCAACCAGAGGCAACTAAAGTGCCTTCTCCTGTCTCCCAGACACCTACCCCACCACCGCCACCACCACCGCCCTCCCAATCATCAAATCGAGGAAAGAAGACACCAGAGCAGCTCCATCTCCTTAAACAAGCCTTTGCTCGCACCCACTGGCCCAGCAGCCCTCAGTATAATGAGCTAATCGCTAAAACTGGACTGCCCCGCCCAGAGGTGGTGCGCTGGTTCGGCGACTGTCGCTATGTCCTAAAGAACGGCCAGCTCAAGTGGCTCGAGAGCTATCAGTCGAGTGTAGAAGAGGAGGACCTCCAGAAAGGCAACATTACTGTCCTTCAGAACCATCTAAATGCTTTTGGAAATCTGGTAGAGAACCAGCTGGAGGAGCTGGCCAATTCCAGTGGGTTGAGCGAGGAACTGGTCAGAAAATGGTTCgcaaaacaaaaagcacacccactgtctgaggacaggaagtCTGAGGACGTGGAACCTTCACCCAGCACAACCAAAGGCAAACCTGCCTTAAAATCACTTCAACAGGATGAAGGAGACATGAAAGGGGAACCGATGGAGCTGACGGTGACGGACCTCAGTAAAGATCAGACCACTAAGAAACCAACCGGAGAAGACATCTCTACCAGCGATGAGCCAG ATTGTGACGACTGA